The DNA window GTTAAGGGGCGTGGTGGGTCTTTGCTCAGAGAGAAAATGATCGAGAGTGCTTGCAAGaagtttattgttattgttgacgAGTCTAAATTGGTGCCTCATGTCGGTGCTAGTGGTGCCATGCCTGTTGAAGTTGTGCCATTTTGTTGGAAATTTACTCAAGATAGGCTACAAGGTTTGTTTGATTACGCGGGGTGTGTTGCGAAATTGAGGTCTAATAATGGGGGTGAAGATGGTGAGATTTTTGTTACTGATAATGGGAACTATATCgtggatttgtttttcaagaagGATGTCGGGGATTTAAAGATTGCTAGTGATGCTATTCTGAGGCTAGCTGGGGTTGTGGAGCATGGAATGTTTCTTGATATGGCAACTACTGTTATAGTTGCAGGCGAGCTTGGAATCACTATCAAGAATAAGTAGATTGAGATTTAAAAGATGGGTGTTTcacaaatttgaaatttttaatgggATACTAATCAAGTTGGAAAATTTGACTGCTTTGTTATTGTAACAGTATTGATAGAAATGGTGCTTTGGGGGGAGGTTGAGGGATCCCTCCGTAATTTTGTCAGAATTTTATTAGGAGAGATGGTTTAGGCTTTAGGGTTTTAGGATTACTTTAGCAGTTGAATAATCTAAGCTTATTGAACGTCAGCTGTCATCTCATGttcttttcaatataaaattggCCCTCCTTTCCTGCTGATTGTTTTAGTTTCATATTCTATGTATTTGATATGTTTTAATTGACTGGATTAGAGTCATTAGGCTTCTTGTTAAAACAAAGGGATCCTGCTCTGTGCTGTTGAATATGCATAACTGTTGCTCTGTGATTGCAACTTGGCAACATTATGCAATACAGGTTGTCTAGTCTGTGTCGTTACTGTAGTGATTGAAGGGgcaaaacatgttttttcattCAGCAAGCATTTGTTTGGCTAATTCTTGTCAAGCCCCGCATGGGTTGAAGGATGACGAGTATATACTTCTGCTGTCGGAGTGCAGTgctttttgtgtgtttttctttttctagttaATGGTTGCGCTGAGCTGTTTGAAAGAGCTATTTTAGTGCCTGTCTTGAGAGGCAGAAGCCCATTATTTAAGGTTGCAAGCTGTTCACTCTCGTTAGCTAGTTTGTTACATGGATTTCATGCATGTTACGATGTTACTCGAACCGATATAAGCTCACATCCTTGTTCCTCCATAGTTGAATCTGCTGAccgttttctttttatttctgttaTGAATATAATCGGCTGTTTTAGTAAACATGGTAAATTCGGGTAAGGTTCGCTGACCCTGTTCCTGGCCTCATAAATCCTGTCTATAAGTTAACCAACTTCTTGTTATATTTCTTTAGAAGTGCTGGTTATCACTTTGTAAGTTGTGGACTTGAAGGAATTTGGTATTTTGGTCTGGTTCTCACGGAAGAATGATTTTGGTTATGGAGTTATGTTCATGGTCGCTACTTTATGCAATCGCTCTGATACATTGCTACTTGATGGGGTTACACTATGCCGTTGAGGATCATCAGTGTGTCAATAATTTCTAGCAAGATACGCATCCTACTTGAGATGCTTATTGGATTGGCGGTGTTCATAGAGAAACATCATGAACTCTGCTAGTTGAACTATATCTCATGTTCTGCTAGTGTTTGTTAATGTCATTCTAAAAAGGAGTTGCAAGGCCGATGCTTATTAATTAAAGAGCAGTTTGTCCCACAGGCATACAAAATAATGGCGAGGGTGggttaattaaaacataacatCAGTATATTGAGTTCTAGACTTGAAATCCAAAAGTAAAAGATTTCtgaatggaaacacatgttggGTTGGTTTGTTGAGACTAATTGGCTATCAGAAGGGGCTATTTTGGAGACTCATTGGCTAACAGGTGCAATTTGAATTGCTTTCCTTCCCAACTTTATAGCTCAAGGGACTCAAACTTTCTGCAGACCATGCACTAGGCTAAACAGACAATTTTGGTGGGGAAAAGAGCCCGGGCCTTATcgatttttttctgatttattcCAGAACTACCAGGTATGTATGGACCTCAAATTGTGTATTAGATATGAAAAGTGAGGATAGTGCTTCAGTTCATCGTCCCTGCTTGCTAATACAAAACTGGAGATACATTTTGCCTATATTGTGTTTTTTGGCATATTGGATGATCAACGGTGATTCTCTGGTTGGTGACGGAGCTCGTATGAACATACCTGCGCTCCTGATAGTATGGATGTGGATGCTCTTGCACTCCAATTTCTGCCACCCTGAAAGATTACTGCGAGTATGCCAttgtttatttgatgaaaagtaatttttaaaaatttttttaaattttttttctatgtatttgttattagaaaaattgattaataaaacatacttttttagttaaaaaaaaattcaacttggtttccaggaaagtgttttacttttattttgggtggaaaacactttccaaaagttgtaaaaaatttagaaatatattttaactgataattatatcaaaattagtttttaaatttttaattgctatatattttgttttgattttttttttcaatttcatcccttaaaattttattttatattaatttaatttggtccttatttttatgattgttatttg is part of the Populus alba chromosome 10, ASM523922v2, whole genome shotgun sequence genome and encodes:
- the LOC118046356 gene encoding probable ribose-5-phosphate isomerase 2, translated to MAISCPSIFGSEMLPIESGDMSPPPSPLILTQDELKKIAAYKAVEFVQSGMVLGLGTGSTAKHAVDRIADLLHQGKLMNIIGIPTSKKTHQQAVSLGIPLSDLDSHPIVDLAIDGADEVDSNLNLVKGRGGSLLREKMIESACKKFIVIVDESKLVPHVGASGAMPVEVVPFCWKFTQDRLQGLFDYAGCVAKLRSNNGGEDGEIFVTDNGNYIVDLFFKKDVGDLKIASDAILRLAGVVEHGMFLDMATTVIVAGELGITIKNK